One Pyxidicoccus xibeiensis genomic window carries:
- a CDS encoding RNA ligase (ATP) has product MERKLVSIQRIDHLEPIAGADNIVKARVMGWDVVVKKGEFSPGDACVFFEIDSLLPDGAPWAEFMRPRGFRVKTARLRGVLSQGLALPTSILPGAAPVTAQLGMDVRDLLGVVKFEPALPDGRDVLGPFPGQVPKTDEIRLQSALGVLDELRGEDLFVTTKLDGTSATFFRPLEGELMACSRNWALRKGDNAVWRMATKYGLDTVLPPGFAIQGELCGPGIQKNRLGLTEPDLFVFSVHDTRTGRFLGHAELVTFCAEHGLRTVPVEQVVTGEAAQAFDHGLEHYLKLAQGFYPGTKNRKEGIVVRPLVERPSPTLGGSRLSFKVINNDFLLKDED; this is encoded by the coding sequence ATGGAGAGGAAGCTCGTTTCGATTCAGCGCATCGACCACCTGGAGCCCATCGCCGGAGCGGACAACATCGTGAAGGCCCGCGTCATGGGCTGGGACGTCGTGGTGAAGAAGGGGGAGTTCTCCCCGGGCGACGCGTGTGTCTTCTTCGAAATCGACAGCCTCCTGCCGGACGGCGCGCCGTGGGCGGAGTTCATGAGACCCCGGGGCTTCCGGGTGAAGACCGCGCGCCTCAGGGGCGTGCTGTCCCAGGGGCTCGCGCTCCCCACGTCCATCCTCCCTGGCGCGGCGCCGGTGACGGCGCAGCTGGGGATGGACGTGAGAGACCTGCTCGGCGTCGTGAAGTTCGAGCCAGCGCTGCCCGACGGGCGTGACGTGCTGGGGCCCTTCCCGGGCCAGGTGCCGAAGACGGACGAGATTCGCCTCCAGTCGGCGCTGGGCGTCCTGGACGAGCTGCGGGGCGAGGACCTCTTCGTGACGACGAAGCTGGACGGGACGTCGGCGACCTTCTTCCGGCCGCTCGAGGGCGAGCTGATGGCGTGCTCGCGCAACTGGGCGCTCCGCAAGGGGGACAACGCGGTGTGGCGCATGGCCACGAAGTACGGGCTCGACACCGTGCTGCCGCCGGGGTTCGCCATCCAGGGGGAGCTGTGCGGCCCCGGCATCCAGAAGAACCGCCTGGGCCTCACGGAGCCGGACCTGTTCGTCTTCAGCGTCCACGACACGCGCACCGGCCGCTTCCTGGGCCACGCGGAGCTCGTCACCTTCTGCGCGGAGCACGGGCTGCGCACCGTGCCGGTGGAGCAGGTCGTCACCGGTGAGGCGGCGCAGGCGTTCGACCACGGCCTGGAGCACTACCTGAAGCTCGCCCAGGGCTTCTACCCGGGCACGAAGAACCGCAAGGAGGGCATCGTGGTGAGACCGCTCGTCGAGCGGCCCTCCCCCACGCTGGGCGGCAGCAGGCTGTCGTTCAAGGTCATCAACAACGACTTCCTGCTCAAGGACGAGGACTGA
- a CDS encoding rhomboid family intramembrane serine protease: MTLAVGLLGIHGALVAAGPVDVDALVRWGAKTGPLVVEAGQAWRLVTANFLHRDWLHLGLNLLVLVAAGGALERMCRRRDYCALLGTAGLATMAGSLGWSAAVSVGASGLVYGCVGALLVLGRRYRGRAAAKARWISGESALPTVLVFLWMGWTSVGVDNAGHLGGLLAGLLLGAFLEPRSAGRGLVRPVGAVLAAGVVAALVVSERSGWRQERDDGFGVAVSVPEGWRGEEDGHGRRTFSNGLPALGRATFSAEVIEVGEPGDGAAQARHFQEEVLVPGVPGPEGRTSKVTGPVEARLGGRAAQRVRAELEGPGGATHLMAFFVPRGEWVYRLVFTWPARYPAYAEVVDRMVAELRFGEPALLREARARALLVPGAPGPLRALGGELRRWGLAEESVASLADAVRLAPSHVETRVELARALFEAGRVGEGCHAAAEAQVYGPSDTGALEAGVRCELARGDVARALARLEEARRVDPQDARLRAAEMALRAVLEAPGRQ, from the coding sequence TTGACCCTGGCCGTGGGGTTGCTGGGAATCCACGGGGCGCTGGTTGCGGCGGGGCCGGTGGACGTGGACGCGCTGGTGCGGTGGGGGGCGAAGACGGGCCCGTTGGTGGTGGAGGCGGGGCAGGCGTGGCGGCTGGTGACGGCCAACTTCCTGCACCGGGACTGGCTGCACCTGGGGCTCAACCTGCTGGTGCTGGTGGCGGCGGGAGGCGCGCTGGAGCGCATGTGCCGGCGCCGCGACTACTGCGCGCTCCTGGGGACGGCGGGACTGGCCACCATGGCGGGCTCGCTGGGGTGGTCGGCCGCGGTGAGCGTGGGCGCCTCCGGGCTCGTCTACGGGTGCGTGGGCGCGCTGCTGGTGCTGGGCCGGCGCTACCGCGGGCGAGCGGCCGCGAAGGCTCGGTGGATTTCCGGAGAGAGCGCGTTGCCCACGGTGCTCGTCTTCCTGTGGATGGGGTGGACGTCGGTGGGCGTGGACAACGCGGGGCACCTGGGCGGGCTGCTCGCCGGGCTGCTGCTGGGGGCGTTCCTGGAGCCCCGCTCGGCGGGCAGGGGGCTGGTGCGGCCGGTGGGCGCGGTGCTGGCGGCGGGGGTGGTGGCGGCGCTGGTGGTGAGCGAGCGCTCCGGCTGGCGGCAGGAGCGCGACGACGGCTTCGGGGTGGCGGTGTCGGTGCCGGAAGGGTGGCGGGGCGAGGAGGACGGGCACGGGCGGCGGACCTTCTCCAACGGCCTGCCGGCGCTGGGCCGGGCCACCTTCTCCGCGGAGGTGATTGAGGTGGGAGAGCCCGGCGACGGCGCGGCGCAGGCGCGGCACTTCCAGGAAGAGGTGCTGGTGCCGGGCGTACCGGGGCCGGAGGGGCGGACGTCGAAGGTGACGGGGCCGGTGGAGGCACGGCTGGGCGGCAGGGCGGCGCAGCGGGTGCGTGCGGAGCTGGAAGGCCCGGGTGGGGCCACGCACCTCATGGCCTTCTTCGTGCCGCGCGGAGAGTGGGTGTACCGGCTGGTCTTCACCTGGCCCGCGCGCTACCCGGCCTATGCGGAGGTGGTGGACCGGATGGTGGCGGAGCTGCGCTTCGGCGAGCCGGCGCTGCTGCGGGAGGCGCGGGCACGGGCGCTGCTGGTGCCGGGCGCTCCGGGGCCGCTGCGGGCCCTGGGCGGAGAGCTGCGGCGGTGGGGGCTGGCGGAGGAGTCGGTGGCCTCGCTGGCGGACGCGGTGCGGCTGGCGCCCTCCCACGTGGAGACGCGGGTGGAGCTGGCGCGGGCGCTCTTCGAGGCCGGGCGGGTGGGGGAGGGGTGCCACGCGGCGGCGGAGGCCCAGGTGTACGGGCCGTCGGACACGGGCGCGCTGGAGGCCGGCGTGCGCTGCGAGCTGGCCCGGGGTGACGTGGCGCGGGCGCTGGCCCGGCTGGAGGAGGCCCGGCGCGTGGATCCGCAAGACGCCCGGCTGCGCGCGGCCGAGATGGCGCTGCGGGCCGTGCTGGAGGCGCCGGGCCGGCAGTGA
- a CDS encoding FHA domain-containing protein, whose product MLKLIIEDDEGRKTVVPFVRDEITIGRQEGNTIRLTERNVSRRHARLVRLNGHVVVEDLGSYNGTRINGEKIAGQSPLKEGDLIQIGDYDLALQTEGAASVAGPITTKVPTPRRQELPRTEPALEAMSSPGAEEEDDTSDEPGSDEDGDEHDHTPPSSSADQRRHSTSIIRLDQVEAGRPRKVADVPTDEAPRLVVLTPDELKGQEFACVRTELRIGRTDDNDITLDHRSLSRTHAKLVREDTGEWRVIDMQSANGLTVNGESYAQATLGSGDVIELGHVKLRFLNSGDAADGVPVSEGGASRSKLPLVAGFVALLLGAGAVTFYFMGQQQGTQPVPPVTPVAVKPSVDPEQPGTEPAPQPATVDPGRAAVAPETPPAAPETPPAPKETSLEERLGMAREALQSQQFDKAEGYLSNARDKKGNPSKEAEELLVQTKYERTVKRRLDTARTALKGGKLDEAEAELKQSDKTQVFASDHAALLAQLSEERKNKAAAAAAAVAPPAAPKNDTTATSAQAPAEPSAAEKTLKEGREHLKAKRYARAVDSLRKCLTLEPEYLDCHMLLGSALANVGKSEESILHYRRFLELAPPTHPQFNRVKSFLEEDE is encoded by the coding sequence GTGCTGAAGCTCATCATCGAAGACGACGAGGGGCGCAAGACCGTTGTTCCCTTCGTGCGTGACGAGATCACCATCGGCCGTCAGGAGGGAAACACCATCCGCCTGACCGAGCGCAATGTGTCTCGCCGTCACGCACGATTGGTACGGTTGAATGGCCACGTCGTGGTGGAAGACCTGGGGAGCTATAACGGCACCCGGATCAACGGCGAGAAGATCGCGGGTCAGTCCCCCCTGAAGGAAGGGGACCTGATCCAGATCGGCGACTACGACCTGGCCCTGCAGACCGAGGGTGCGGCGAGTGTCGCGGGCCCCATCACCACGAAGGTGCCCACACCCCGCAGGCAGGAGCTGCCAAGGACGGAGCCCGCGCTCGAGGCCATGTCCAGCCCAGGGGCGGAGGAGGAGGACGACACCTCCGACGAGCCCGGGTCCGACGAGGATGGGGACGAGCACGACCACACCCCGCCCTCCTCCAGCGCGGATCAGCGCCGGCACTCCACCTCCATCATCCGGTTGGATCAGGTGGAGGCGGGCCGCCCCCGCAAGGTGGCGGACGTCCCCACCGACGAGGCCCCCCGGCTGGTGGTGCTGACGCCGGACGAGCTGAAGGGCCAGGAGTTCGCCTGCGTCCGCACCGAGCTGCGGATCGGCCGCACCGACGACAACGACATCACGCTGGACCACCGCTCCCTGTCGCGCACGCACGCCAAGCTGGTGCGCGAGGACACCGGTGAGTGGCGCGTCATCGACATGCAGTCGGCCAACGGGCTGACCGTCAATGGCGAGAGCTACGCCCAGGCCACGCTCGGCTCCGGTGACGTCATCGAGCTGGGCCACGTGAAGCTGCGCTTCCTCAACTCCGGCGACGCAGCGGACGGAGTGCCCGTCAGCGAGGGCGGGGCCTCCCGCTCCAAGCTGCCGCTGGTGGCGGGGTTCGTCGCGCTGCTGCTGGGCGCCGGGGCCGTCACCTTCTACTTCATGGGTCAGCAGCAGGGCACTCAGCCGGTACCGCCGGTGACGCCCGTGGCGGTGAAGCCCAGCGTCGACCCGGAGCAGCCCGGCACCGAGCCCGCGCCGCAGCCCGCCACCGTCGACCCGGGCCGGGCCGCGGTGGCGCCCGAGACGCCGCCTGCCGCTCCGGAGACGCCGCCCGCACCGAAGGAGACGTCGCTCGAGGAGCGGCTGGGCATGGCGCGCGAGGCCCTCCAGTCCCAGCAGTTCGACAAGGCCGAGGGCTACCTGTCCAACGCCCGGGACAAGAAGGGCAACCCCTCGAAGGAGGCGGAGGAGCTGCTCGTCCAGACGAAGTACGAGCGCACGGTGAAGCGGCGGCTCGACACCGCCCGCACGGCCCTGAAGGGCGGCAAGCTCGACGAGGCCGAGGCCGAGCTCAAGCAGAGCGACAAGACCCAGGTCTTCGCGAGCGACCACGCGGCGCTGCTGGCCCAGCTGTCAGAAGAGCGGAAGAACAAGGCAGCGGCGGCAGCGGCGGCGGTGGCCCCACCGGCGGCTCCGAAGAATGACACCACGGCCACGTCGGCCCAGGCGCCCGCTGAACCCTCCGCGGCCGAGAAGACGCTGAAGGAAGGCCGGGAGCATCTCAAGGCCAAGCGCTACGCCAGGGCCGTGGACAGCCTCCGCAAGTGCTTGACGCTCGAGCCCGAGTACCTCGACTGCCACATGCTCCTCGGCTCCGCACTGGCGAACGTCGGCAAATCCGAAGAGAGTATCCTGCACTATCGTCGTTTCCTGGAATTGGCCCCGCCGACCCACCCCCAGTTCAACAGGGTGAAGTCGTTCCTGGAGGAGGACGAGTAG
- a CDS encoding response regulator produces the protein MQIRILVVDDEQDNCDYLKLVLTREGYEVVTTTDPTQTVEILRGSDFHLVILDMMMPQMSGTEVLEQIRKYDTDVAVIVATAYPTVDTAVASLKAQASDYVKKPMEPEQFITAVRNALQKKGLSQDPEADLHRAIGRTIRDARKTQELTLKQLARRTGLSVSLLSQIERAESSASISSLYKIASALQLRMGELFGDT, from the coding sequence GTGCAGATTCGCATCCTGGTGGTTGATGACGAGCAGGACAACTGCGACTACCTCAAGCTGGTGTTGACCCGCGAGGGTTACGAGGTCGTGACGACGACGGACCCCACGCAGACGGTGGAGATCCTCCGTGGCTCCGACTTCCACCTGGTCATCCTGGACATGATGATGCCGCAGATGTCCGGGACGGAGGTGCTCGAGCAGATTCGCAAGTACGACACGGACGTGGCCGTCATCGTCGCCACCGCCTACCCGACGGTGGATACGGCGGTGGCGTCGCTGAAGGCCCAGGCTTCCGACTACGTGAAGAAGCCCATGGAGCCGGAGCAGTTCATCACCGCGGTCCGCAACGCGCTCCAGAAGAAGGGCCTGTCGCAGGACCCGGAGGCGGATCTGCACCGCGCCATCGGAAGGACCATCCGCGACGCGCGCAAGACGCAGGAGCTCACGCTCAAGCAGCTCGCGCGGCGCACCGGTCTGTCCGTGTCGCTGCTGTCCCAGATTGAGCGCGCGGAGTCCTCGGCCTCCATCTCCTCGCTGTACAAGATTGCCTCGGCGCTGCAGCTGCGCATGGGCGAGCTGTTCGGCGACACCTGA
- a CDS encoding enoyl-CoA hydratase/isomerase family protein has product MEPSPGAEPSLEVEDREGGIRVLTVSNPARRNALNDALLARLDAALEPAVHVRALLVRGAGNTFCSGYDLTHLGPPGADGRLPDDPLVACLLKLETHPVPSVALVRGAAVGAGFDLAASCDFRVGTPDTVFLMPPAKLGIVYSPEGLARAARLVGFSRAKQLFLAARKLDAREALGWGLLDECLEADAAEARALALCATLAGHAPLAVSGMKESFGRLARAPLEAQDRARLRELRAAAFGSEDAKEGRAAFLEKRPPRFTGR; this is encoded by the coding sequence GTGGAGCCGTCGCCGGGAGCCGAGCCCTCGCTCGAGGTGGAGGACCGCGAGGGCGGCATCCGCGTGCTCACGGTGTCCAACCCGGCCCGGCGCAACGCGCTCAACGACGCGCTGCTGGCCCGGCTGGACGCGGCGCTGGAGCCCGCTGTGCACGTCCGCGCGCTGCTGGTGCGCGGCGCGGGCAACACCTTCTGCTCCGGCTACGACTTGACGCACCTGGGCCCTCCGGGCGCGGACGGGCGGCTGCCGGATGACCCGCTGGTGGCGTGCCTGCTGAAGCTGGAGACGCACCCGGTGCCCAGCGTGGCGCTGGTGCGGGGCGCGGCGGTGGGCGCGGGCTTCGACCTGGCGGCCTCGTGCGACTTCCGGGTGGGCACGCCGGACACCGTCTTCCTCATGCCCCCGGCGAAGCTGGGCATCGTCTACTCGCCGGAGGGACTGGCCCGGGCGGCGCGGCTGGTGGGCTTCTCCCGCGCCAAGCAGCTGTTCCTGGCCGCGCGGAAGCTGGACGCACGCGAGGCGCTCGGCTGGGGCCTGCTGGACGAGTGCCTGGAGGCGGACGCCGCGGAGGCGCGCGCACTCGCCCTGTGCGCCACCCTGGCGGGGCATGCGCCGCTGGCGGTGTCGGGGATGAAGGAGTCCTTCGGACGGCTGGCGCGGGCCCCGCTGGAGGCGCAAGACAGGGCACGGCTGCGCGAGCTGCGCGCGGCGGCCTTCGGCAGCGAGGACGCGAAGGAGGGGCGGGCGGCCTTCTTGGAGAAGCGCCCGCCCCGCTTCACCGGCCGCTAG
- a CDS encoding biotin/lipoyl-binding carrier protein, translating into MADVAAHITGTVWKIEVKVGQQVNAGDTLVILESMKMEMPVEAEEGGTVKEIRCKEAQSVNEGDVLVVLG; encoded by the coding sequence ATGGCGGACGTCGCGGCGCACATCACCGGTACGGTGTGGAAGATTGAGGTGAAGGTCGGCCAGCAGGTCAACGCGGGCGACACGCTCGTCATCCTCGAGTCCATGAAGATGGAGATGCCGGTGGAGGCGGAGGAGGGCGGCACGGTGAAGGAGATTCGCTGCAAGGAAGCCCAGTCCGTCAACGAGGGCGACGTCCTCGTGGTGCTCGGCTAG
- a CDS encoding acetyl-CoA carboxylase biotin carboxylase subunit, which translates to MFQKLLIANRGEIARRISAVARGMGLKTVAVYSDADAELPFVKEADEAVRIGPAAAKDSYLNVAAILDAAKQTGAQAVHPGYGFLSENGEFAQACADAGLTFVGPPPAAMARMKDKSQARKLVAAAGVPVVPGSDGVVPDVAGALAAAERIGYPVLCKAASGGGGIGMAVANNPTELEKVFRQCTDRAKAAFGREGVYLERYFPAPRHIEVQILGDQHGHLIHCLERECSIQRRHQKVVEEAPSVLFADGKNAALAQTLFTAATTAAKTFGYANAGTVEFLYSDGQVYFIEMNARLQVEHPVTELTTGLDLIGWQLRIAAGERLTVKQEDVKRRGAALEFRIYAEDPVKFFPSPGPLKVFQPPTGEGVRLDSGYGEGNTVTPNYDPMIAKLIISGATRAEAIERSVAALQSFRIEGIKTNIPLHLRIVQDAAFRAGELDTHFLEHHAKPA; encoded by the coding sequence ATGTTCCAGAAGCTGCTCATCGCGAATCGGGGAGAGATTGCCCGCCGCATCAGCGCGGTGGCGCGGGGGATGGGGCTCAAGACGGTCGCCGTCTACTCGGACGCGGACGCGGAGCTGCCCTTCGTGAAGGAGGCGGACGAGGCCGTGCGCATCGGCCCCGCCGCGGCGAAGGACAGCTACCTGAACGTCGCCGCCATCCTGGACGCCGCGAAGCAGACGGGCGCCCAGGCCGTGCACCCCGGCTACGGCTTCCTGTCCGAAAACGGAGAGTTCGCCCAGGCCTGCGCCGACGCGGGGCTCACCTTCGTGGGGCCGCCTCCGGCCGCCATGGCGCGGATGAAGGACAAGAGCCAGGCCCGCAAGCTGGTGGCCGCGGCCGGCGTCCCCGTCGTCCCCGGCAGCGACGGCGTGGTGCCGGACGTGGCGGGCGCGCTGGCGGCGGCCGAGCGCATCGGCTACCCGGTGCTGTGCAAGGCGGCCAGCGGCGGCGGCGGCATCGGCATGGCGGTGGCCAACAACCCCACGGAGCTGGAGAAGGTCTTCCGCCAGTGCACGGACCGGGCGAAGGCCGCCTTCGGCCGCGAGGGCGTCTACCTGGAGCGCTACTTCCCGGCGCCGCGCCACATCGAGGTCCAGATTCTGGGGGACCAGCACGGCCACCTCATCCACTGCCTGGAGCGCGAGTGCTCCATCCAGCGGCGCCACCAGAAGGTGGTGGAGGAGGCCCCTTCCGTGCTGTTCGCGGACGGCAAGAATGCCGCGCTGGCGCAGACGCTCTTCACCGCGGCCACCACCGCGGCGAAGACGTTCGGCTACGCCAATGCCGGCACGGTGGAGTTCCTCTACTCGGACGGACAGGTCTACTTCATCGAGATGAACGCCCGGCTCCAGGTGGAGCACCCGGTGACGGAGCTCACCACGGGGCTGGACCTCATCGGCTGGCAGCTGCGCATCGCCGCGGGCGAGCGCCTCACGGTGAAGCAGGAGGACGTGAAGCGGCGCGGGGCGGCGCTGGAGTTCCGCATCTACGCGGAGGACCCGGTGAAGTTCTTCCCGTCCCCCGGCCCCCTCAAGGTGTTCCAGCCCCCCACGGGCGAGGGCGTGCGGCTGGACTCGGGCTACGGCGAGGGCAACACCGTCACGCCGAACTACGACCCGATGATTGCCAAGCTCATCATCTCCGGCGCCACGCGCGCGGAGGCGATTGAGCGCTCGGTGGCGGCGCTCCAGTCGTTCCGCATCGAAGGCATCAAGACGAACATCCCGCTCCACCTGCGCATCGTGCAGGATGCGGCCTTCCGGGCCGGCGAGCTGGACACGCACTTCCTGGAGCACCACGCGAAGCCGGCGTAG
- the ftsZ gene encoding cell division protein FtsZ, protein MDQFDQNKQAAKIRVVGAGGAGCNAVNTMILSKLDRVDFIAANTDVQALAASKAPTRLQLGQTLTKGLGAGANPEMGREAALESRDQIAAVLEGADMVFVTAGMGGGTGTGAAPIIADIAKSLGCLTVGVVTKPFLFEGNKRRKQAEQGIVELKAAVDTLITIPNQRLLSLSNEPMPLLETFKRADEVLLNAVQGISDLIQYHGYINVDFADVKTIMSDKGLALMGTGHSSGDKRALTAMQQAISSPLLEDVSIDGATGLLINITGGRDMTLQEVNEALTLVHDAADSEAEIIFGSLIDDQIQDEVKITIIATGFVHRDAPKVRSAPVVQVPLSRPAPSVLANAREREREEVASLVPAKGSAPRTLAPVESGKALSTRTAVVKEAALPLDEDQFDIPTFLRRQGQTELP, encoded by the coding sequence ATGGACCAGTTCGATCAGAACAAGCAGGCCGCCAAGATTCGGGTCGTCGGGGCAGGTGGGGCCGGCTGCAACGCGGTCAACACGATGATTCTGTCGAAGCTGGACCGGGTGGACTTCATCGCCGCCAACACCGATGTCCAGGCGCTCGCCGCGAGCAAGGCGCCCACCCGGCTGCAGCTGGGCCAGACGCTGACGAAGGGCCTGGGCGCGGGCGCCAACCCGGAGATGGGCCGCGAGGCCGCCCTGGAGTCGAGGGACCAGATTGCCGCGGTGCTCGAGGGCGCCGACATGGTGTTCGTCACCGCGGGCATGGGCGGCGGCACCGGCACGGGCGCCGCGCCCATCATCGCGGACATCGCCAAGAGCCTGGGCTGCCTCACGGTGGGCGTCGTCACCAAGCCCTTCCTCTTCGAGGGCAACAAGCGCCGCAAGCAGGCCGAGCAGGGCATCGTCGAGCTCAAGGCCGCCGTGGACACCCTCATCACCATCCCCAACCAGCGCCTGTTGTCGCTCTCCAACGAGCCGATGCCGCTGCTGGAGACCTTCAAGCGCGCCGACGAGGTGCTGCTGAATGCCGTGCAGGGCATCAGCGACCTCATCCAGTACCACGGCTACATCAACGTGGACTTCGCGGACGTGAAGACCATCATGAGCGACAAGGGCCTGGCGCTCATGGGCACGGGCCACTCGTCGGGGGACAAGCGCGCCCTCACCGCCATGCAGCAGGCCATCTCCAGCCCGCTGCTGGAGGACGTCTCCATCGACGGCGCCACCGGCCTGCTCATCAACATCACCGGCGGCCGCGACATGACCCTCCAGGAGGTCAACGAGGCGCTCACCCTGGTCCACGACGCCGCCGACAGCGAGGCGGAGATCATCTTCGGCTCGCTCATCGACGACCAGATTCAGGACGAGGTGAAGATCACCATCATCGCCACCGGCTTCGTCCACCGCGACGCGCCCAAGGTGCGCTCGGCGCCGGTGGTGCAGGTCCCGCTGTCCCGTCCGGCCCCCTCGGTGCTCGCCAACGCGCGCGAGCGGGAGCGCGAAGAGGTCGCCAGCCTGGTGCCCGCCAAGGGCAGCGCGCCCCGGACGCTGGCCCCCGTGGAGAGCGGCAAGGCCCTCAGCACGCGGACCGCGGTGGTGAAGGAAGCGGCGCTGCCGCTGGACGAGGACCAGTTCGACATCCCCACCTTCCTGCGGCGCCAGGGACAGACGGAGCTGCCGTAG